The Brevinematia bacterium genome segment ATCTAAGAAGGTCAACCCAGAAAAAAGAAATAACACTACATTCATCAATAACAATACAACTAATCCATACCTAAGGTGTATAAACCTGAAAAGCTTGGTCACAAGAAGAACCAAAAACACAAGGACAACCAAAGATAGGGAAATACACACGAAAACTAAACTTACTTCCAAAGTATGCTCAAGAAAAAAAGAAACAAAGCTCATACAGTCTAAGAATGAATAAACAAATTATTACTTTTCAATATTCTTCAATATTATCTCTCTAAGCTCCGCGCAGGCTTTTTCAAGATCATCGTTTACGATGATATAATCATACAAATCTCTAAATGACATTTCATAAGTTGCTTTTTCAAACCTTTTTTTTAACTCTTCATCAAATGTATCCTTTCCTTCTCTCTTCAACAGCCTATTTTTCAATTCTTCAACTGACGGAGGAATGATAAATATTGAGATGGAGTCCGGATATCTCTTCTTAATTTTCATAAAACCTTTAACATCAACATCAACTACTACATTTTTACCTGAATTTACCTTCCCCTCCACCTCCCACACAGGAGTTCCGTAAAAATTACCGTGAACCAAAGCCCACTCAAGAAATTCCTTGTTCTTAAACATCTGCAGAACTTCCTCTACTGAGACAAAATAGTAATCCACTCCATTCACTTCACCTTCTCTAGGCCTTCTGGTAGTAACAGAAACCGAGAAATACAGGTTTGGGATCTCAGCTATCACTTTTCTAAGGATAGTAGTCTTACCAGTTCCAGACGGAGCTGAGACTATAAATATTTTACCCTTCTTCTGCACTTCACTCATAAATTACTCTATATTCTGTGCATGTTCCCTTATCTTCTCCAAAGCGGACTTTATTTCAACAACGGATGAAGATATCTCGTAATCAAATGACTTTGAGGCAATAGTATTTATCTCTCTGTTCAACTCTTGCACTAGAAACTCTATCTTCTTCCCTATTTCACTATCACTGCTCACCAATTTCTCCAAATCCTCCAAATGCCTAGAAAATCTGAATATCTCCTCATTTATGTCCACCTTAAGTAGAAATGCCACAACCGCCACATCCAACTCATTCCTATCCCTGTAATCCTTAAAAAACCTTTCAACTCTTTCCCTTACTTTCTCCTCAATTGACAAATTAACAGCACCCCACCTAGCACGAATAGCATCAAGACTTTTTCTAATCTTGAAAAGTATTTCAACAATATTCTCACGAGTTTCATTCCCTTCCTCAATTCTTTGGCTTAACACCTCATCAATAGCTTTTTTGACAATCCTACGAACTTGACTGAAAAAAGACGATGGTAACTCCAACTTAACTAGGTTAACAACATTAGGCATCTTAGCTATGTCAACTATCTCTATATCTGGAAGTAGTCCCAGATAGTTGCTCAGCTTTTTAAGAGATAAAAAGTAACCTTTCGCAAGCTCTTCATCAACCTCCACCTTAAACTCAGTGCCTTTCGGAAAAAAGTCAATAAATAATTCCACCTTTCCTCTCTTAAAACTATCCTTCAGCATCTTCCTTATAGAAAGCTCAAGCTCCTGAAGAAAAGGATGAATAACCAGCTTAATCTCAAGAAACCGTGAGTTTAACGTTTTTAGAGAAACATTCACCTTACCATACTTAGTAACCTTATGTATGTAAGAGAACCCCGTCATTCCTTTCATGCTATATAGTATCGGAGCATAAAAGATTATAGTAATCCTACACACTAACTTTCTACTACTAGCCATAAGCCTCAATAGAGGCTAAAATTTACAGCTGGGTGTTGTCTTTTCTCTTGCAGTTATCAATAATTTACAACCGACGAATATTACCTAGAATATAGGAACAAACAGTGGAAAGCCAGAATATACTATCCGTATAGAAATTCCAAATCATTGTGTAACTTTACATCTCTTGACATCTTACCAAAATGTAAGTAACTTTATGTAATATACTCAGGAGGGTATGTATGGAGCATTTTGGTGAAAAAAGGTCTATACCGCTTTTAGGAGAAGATTTCCCCGAGATCAAGGTAACAACAACTCAGGGTGAGATAGTATTACCTAAAGCTTACGAAGGGAAGTGGTTTGTATTGTTTAGTCATCCAGCAGACTTCACTCCTGTCTGCACAACTGAGTTTTTTGCCTTTCAAAAGAGGTATAATCAGTTTAGAGAGCTTAACTGCGAACTTATTGGGCTAAGTGTTGATCAAGTATTCTCCCACATCAAGTGGGAAGAATGGATCAAAGAGAAACTTGGCATTGAAATTGAGTTTCCTATAATTGCTGATACTGGAACAGTTGCTGAAAAGCTAGGACTTATACACCCAGGAAAAGGGACCAATACCGTAAGGGCAGTATTTGTTGTGGACCCTAAGGGTAAGGTTAGACTAATACTCTACTATCCTCAAGAGATAGGTAGAAACATTGACGAGATAATAAGAGCTATAAAAGCTTTACAGACATCCGATAAGAACGGAATCGCTACTCCCGCTAACTGGCCAAACAATGAGTTGATAGGTGACAAGGTCATCATTCCTCCCGCAAGAGACAAGAAAACCGCTAAGGAAAGAATAGAGAAAGCCAAAAAGGGAGAACTTGAAGCTTACGATTGGTGGTTCTGCTATAGAAAACTCTAGTAGAACTTGAAATACGAAAATACTTTTTTCTTCAAACTACCTTATTTACTACGAACACATGCACTCTAGTCATAAACCATTTTTCATATTCATACAGTAAAGTCCAAAATTCAATGGTTAGACATAGTGTTCTTTATCTCTCTCGCAGTCCCTGACGGGACTGTAAATATTTTTTCAAATGGAAGCTGAGACTTCTTGCAAAGGAAGTAAGTAACAAAAAAGTTTGTAACTTTGTCTACTTGCTTAACAGGAATTGAAGTTTAATGAACTACTTTAAGATAAATTGAAAAACACTTTTAGTATTCAATAATATTCTTCCAACTTTTGAGAACTTGGAGGTCTTGTATGATAAGCGATAGGGTAAAAAGAGGTATTCTAAGAGCTCCCAACAGGAGTCTTATTAAAGCCTGTGGCTACACAGATGAAGAGATAAAAAAGCCCTTTATAGGAATAGTTAACTCGTTTACTGAAATAGTTCCCGGACATATTCATATGAGGAATCTTGCTGAGGCTGTAAAAAAAGGAGTATACGCTGGTGGTGGCACTGCATTTGAATTCAATGTAATAGCAATTGATGATGGCATAGCAATGGGGCATGAAGGAATGAAATATTCACTACCTTCAAGAGAACTTATAGCGGACTGTGTAGAATCTATGGCTAAAGCACATGCTTTTGACGGACTTGTTTTAATAACAGCTTGTGACAAAATTGTTCCTGGAATGTTGATGGGTGCAGTGAGACTGAATATACCATTTATTGTATTAACAGGTGGGCCGATGCTACCAGGAGAAATTGAAGGAAATAGATATGATCTAATAGATGTATTTGAAGCAGTTGGAAAGTATGAAGTTGGTAAGATAAGTGAAGAGGAGGTTTATAAGCTTGAAAACTACGCTTGCCCTGGAGCAGGAAGCTGTGCAGGGATGTTTACTGCAAACAGTATGGCTTGCATAACCGAAGCTTTAGGACTTACATTACCTTATGGTGCTACCATCCCAGCAGTTGACGCAGAGAGAGTTAGATTGGCCAAAATGATTGGTGAAAAGATAGTAGAACTCGTGAATAAAGACATAAAGCCTAAGGATATCTTAACAAAAGAATCGTTTGAAAATGCAATAATAATTGACTTAGCCCTAGGGGGCTCAACAAATACAGTACTCCATCTTCTAGCTATCGCTCATGAGGTAGAACCTGATTTCATTACCCTAGACGACTTTGACAGATTAAGCGAAGAAATCCCCCACATCGCTTCTCTTAGACCTGGTGGAAAGCATTACATGTACGACCTACATAAAGCCGGAGGAATACCAGCAGTTATGAAAGTTCTTGAAAGCAAGATAAGAAAGAACGCAAAAACCGTGAGTGGGAAAACTATAGGTGAAATAACATCCTCTGTTAAGTACATAAACCACGAAGTTATAAGACCCATTGATAATCCAGTGCACAAGGAAGCAGGACTTAGGATACTCAGGGGTACACTGGCTCCTAACGGAGCTGTTGTAAAGATAGGAGCAGTCTCACCTAAGATGTACAAGCATGAAGGACCAGCTAGAGTTTTTGACTCCGAAGAAGATGCAATAAAGGCAATTCTCTCCAAAAGCATAAACCCTGGAGATGTAGTTGTGATACGATACGAAGGGCCTTCCGGAGGACCTGGCATGAGAGAAATGCTCTCACCTACATCAGCTATAATGGGGATGGGTCTTGGAGACAGTGTAGCACTCATAACTGATGGCAGGTTCAGTGGAGGCACAAGAGGCCCTTGTATAGGACATGTCTCCCCCGAAGCAATGGCAGGAGGACCAATCGCACTAGTAAAAGAAGGTGATATCATAAGCATTGATATGCTAGCAAAAAGACTGGATCTCAAAGTCTCTGAGGACGAACTTGAAAAAAGAAGAAAAGAATGGAAAAAACCTGAACCAAAAGTTAAAAGTGGCTACCTAGCAAGATACTCAAAACTAGTGTCATCAGCCGACAAAGGTGCCGTTGTAAACTACTAAAGTTGCAAAAAAGCAACTTAGAGATCTAAAAAGATGGACAGAAGACCTATAGGAATATTTGACTCAGGAGTTGGCGGACTTACAGTTTTAAAACAGATAAAGAACTTACTTCCTGACGAATCAATAATATACCTTGGAGACACAAAACATCTTCCGTATGGTGATAAATCAAAAGAAGCAATAATAAGGTTTTCCATAGAGAACTCAAAATTTCTAGTCAGATATGGAGTTAAAGCAATAGTCATAGCCTGTAACTCCGCTTCCTCCGTTGCAGTTGAGACCCTTAAGGAAATGTTCAAAATCCCAATAATTGATGTAATTGAACCTACAGTTGAGTGTATATCCAAAAACCCTCCTTCCAGCATCCTCATAATAGGAACTGTTAGAACCATAGCCTCTGGTGTTTTTGCCAAGAAAGTCTCAGCTATAGATACTAATATAAAAGTTTTCGGAAAGGCGTGCCCTCTTTTCGTCCCACTTGTTGAAGAAGGAGCCTTTGCAAACAAAAACACATATCTTTACAAGTCACTACGAAATGCCATAGTCCACTACCTTGAAGAGTTTAGAGGAAAAGTTAACAGTGTAGTATTAGGATGCACTCATTACCCTCTCATAAAAGACGAAATAAAAGAGTTTATGGGAAATGTGAAGTTAATAGACCCTGGGGAATGTGCAGGAATTAAGCTTAAGAAAGTTCTAGAAGAGAAAAACATGCTGTCTGATGGAAACGAAAGAACTGAAAAATTCTTTGTTACCGATCTCTCTGAGAGAGTAAGACAGGTAGCTCAAGTAATTTTAAACGATAATATAGACATTGAAGAGGTGTATATTTCAGACTTTTAGCAAAAACCCAAGAAAAACACAATGACCTTCCTTCCATAACCTAGAAAAGCAATATAAACTTCACTACGCAGACGTTTTGAAGAATATAAACCTTGATATCTTCTGTACAGCATCAACATTGAGTTCGGTAAATATTACAACTCCTACCCTCCTTTCGTTGTCTTTCGCTTTAACTCTTCCCCTAAGAGAAGTCTCATCACTTCTAAGTATAAGTTTCAAATAATGTATCTCTTCCCCTTCCTCAAAAGCATTAGCATACTTTGGAGCAAAAGAAAAAGCCAAACCTCCAACACTTAAATCAATTATATTTCCAATAACCCTAATTCCCGATTTGGAAGTAAATTCAACAATTCCTTCCCCCTCTTCAAGTTGCACCCTCACCACTTTTCTCTCAGGAGGAGCACCCTTGAAATTCTCGTAAGCCCTGGTAATAACTGGAAAGATATTTTTCGGATTCAAAGGCTTTTGTAAAAAACCACCAACCCCCAATTTTAAGTAATCGTACAGCTCCTCATGGGAATGAATTTCAGTGTAAAGAACAATTATTGGTCTTACCTCAAGTCCTCCGAACATTGAGAGAAAATTGATAGTATCATATTTACTCACACTCTCCAAAACCATTACATCAAATGTAGTCTTTTTCTCTCTCATCTCGGAAAGAGCGTCAGAAACATTTTCACACCAAGACAAAACAATTCCTCTCGGAATAAGTTCTGATATGAAGCAGTCCCTAACTATTCTAGAAGGTGAAACTAAAAGTACTCTCATCAATCACTTCTCCAAGTTCTCAAAAATATCTAAAAGCAACCTAACTCCAAACCCTGTTCCACCCTTGGAGATATAATACTTCTCTTTATCCGAGAAAGCAGTTCCAGCTATATCCAAGTGTGCCCACTTGTAGTCAACGAACTTTTTAAGAAACATTGCTGCAGTTATAGCACCCCCATACCTATTCCCTACATTTTTAACATCCGCAAAGTTACTCTTTATATACTCTTCATACTCATCCCAAAGTGGTAACTCCCAAACTCTTTCGAAAGTTCTCTCAGAGGAGCTTTTTATAATTCTCTTCAATTGATCATCGTTCCCCATAAGTCCTGCAGCCTCATACCCTAGAGCAACCATACACGCTCCAGTAAGTGTAGCAACATCAATTACAAACTCCGGCTTATACCTTTTCACATACTCTAGTGCATCCGCCAGTATAAGCCTACCCTCAGCATCAGTGTTGACTATCTCAACATATATTCCCCCCATGCCCCTAACAATATCTCCCGGCTTCGTAGCTCTGCC includes the following:
- the gmk gene encoding guanylate kinase, translated to MSEVQKKGKIFIVSAPSGTGKTTILRKVIAEIPNLYFSVSVTTRRPREGEVNGVDYYFVSVEEVLQMFKNKEFLEWALVHGNFYGTPVWEVEGKVNSGKNVVVDVDVKGFMKIKKRYPDSISIFIIPPSVEELKNRLLKREGKDTFDEELKKRFEKATYEMSFRDLYDYIIVNDDLEKACAELREIILKNIEK
- a CDS encoding YicC/YloC family endoribonuclease, with the protein product MASSRKLVCRITIIFYAPILYSMKGMTGFSYIHKVTKYGKVNVSLKTLNSRFLEIKLVIHPFLQELELSIRKMLKDSFKRGKVELFIDFFPKGTEFKVEVDEELAKGYFLSLKKLSNYLGLLPDIEIVDIAKMPNVVNLVKLELPSSFFSQVRRIVKKAIDEVLSQRIEEGNETRENIVEILFKIRKSLDAIRARWGAVNLSIEEKVRERVERFFKDYRDRNELDVAVVAFLLKVDINEEIFRFSRHLEDLEKLVSSDSEIGKKIEFLVQELNREINTIASKSFDYEISSSVVEIKSALEKIREHAQNIE
- a CDS encoding peroxiredoxin; its protein translation is MEHFGEKRSIPLLGEDFPEIKVTTTQGEIVLPKAYEGKWFVLFSHPADFTPVCTTEFFAFQKRYNQFRELNCELIGLSVDQVFSHIKWEEWIKEKLGIEIEFPIIADTGTVAEKLGLIHPGKGTNTVRAVFVVDPKGKVRLILYYPQEIGRNIDEIIRAIKALQTSDKNGIATPANWPNNELIGDKVIIPPARDKKTAKERIEKAKKGELEAYDWWFCYRKL
- the ilvD gene encoding dihydroxy-acid dehydratase; translation: MISDRVKRGILRAPNRSLIKACGYTDEEIKKPFIGIVNSFTEIVPGHIHMRNLAEAVKKGVYAGGGTAFEFNVIAIDDGIAMGHEGMKYSLPSRELIADCVESMAKAHAFDGLVLITACDKIVPGMLMGAVRLNIPFIVLTGGPMLPGEIEGNRYDLIDVFEAVGKYEVGKISEEEVYKLENYACPGAGSCAGMFTANSMACITEALGLTLPYGATIPAVDAERVRLAKMIGEKIVELVNKDIKPKDILTKESFENAIIIDLALGGSTNTVLHLLAIAHEVEPDFITLDDFDRLSEEIPHIASLRPGGKHYMYDLHKAGGIPAVMKVLESKIRKNAKTVSGKTIGEITSSVKYINHEVIRPIDNPVHKEAGLRILRGTLAPNGAVVKIGAVSPKMYKHEGPARVFDSEEDAIKAILSKSINPGDVVVIRYEGPSGGPGMREMLSPTSAIMGMGLGDSVALITDGRFSGGTRGPCIGHVSPEAMAGGPIALVKEGDIISIDMLAKRLDLKVSEDELEKRRKEWKKPEPKVKSGYLARYSKLVSSADKGAVVNY
- the murI gene encoding glutamate racemase; this encodes MDRRPIGIFDSGVGGLTVLKQIKNLLPDESIIYLGDTKHLPYGDKSKEAIIRFSIENSKFLVRYGVKAIVIACNSASSVAVETLKEMFKIPIIDVIEPTVECISKNPPSSILIIGTVRTIASGVFAKKVSAIDTNIKVFGKACPLFVPLVEEGAFANKNTYLYKSLRNAIVHYLEEFRGKVNSVVLGCTHYPLIKDEIKEFMGNVKLIDPGECAGIKLKKVLEEKNMLSDGNERTEKFFVTDLSERVRQVAQVILNDNIDIEEVYISDF
- a CDS encoding PilZ domain-containing protein, with the translated sequence MRVLLVSPSRIVRDCFISELIPRGIVLSWCENVSDALSEMREKKTTFDVMVLESVSKYDTINFLSMFGGLEVRPIIVLYTEIHSHEELYDYLKLGVGGFLQKPLNPKNIFPVITRAYENFKGAPPERKVVRVQLEEGEGIVEFTSKSGIRVIGNIIDLSVGGLAFSFAPKYANAFEEGEEIHYLKLILRSDETSLRGRVKAKDNERRVGVVIFTELNVDAVQKISRFIFFKTSA